From a region of the Rhipicephalus microplus isolate Deutch F79 chromosome X, USDA_Rmic, whole genome shotgun sequence genome:
- the LOC142775745 gene encoding large ribosomal subunit protein uL13m-like: MGVLSNFKRVQQWATFTRRWLLYDARWKNPFQSAEMISDVLQGKHKPIFSPTCHCGDHVVVTNCSEIAMPWYEWKYRMYFHDTRFPGGRSWTPAWHVQDKDATKVLWKAVYRALPGDLNRRTRMARLHLFPDDKVPREIIDNISGQLRQLRRAPKKLIEYSEEEQAKFPKVFEFPDDYIIQ; this comes from the coding sequence ATGGGTGTGTTATCTAATTTCAAACGGGTGCAACAGTGGGCAACGTTTACGCGCCGCTGGCTCCTTTACGACGCGCGATGGAAGAACCCATTCCAGTCCGCCGAGATGATCTCCGACGTGTTGCAGGGCAAACACAAGCCGATATTTTCTCCCACATGCCACTGCGGGGACCACGTTGTGGTGACGAACTGCAGCGAAATCGCCATGCCTTGGTACGAGTGGAAGTACCGCATGTATTTCCACGACACACGGTTTCCAGGCGGGCGCTCCTGGACACCGGCATGGCATGTGCAGGACAAGGACGCGACAAAGGTTCTTTGGAAGGCTGTGTACAGGGCACTGCCAGGCGACCTGAACAGGCGAACCCGGATGGCCAGGTTGCACCTGTTCCCAGACGACAAGGTGCCTCGCGAAATTATAGACAACATCTCGGGTCAACTGAGGCAGCTCCGGCGTGCACCTAAGAAGCTCATCGAGTACTCGGAAGAGGAGCAAGCGAAGTTCCCAAAAGTATTTGAGTTCCCAGATGACTACATTATTCAGTAG
- the LOC142775742 gene encoding uncharacterized protein F13E9.13, mitochondrial-like isoform X3, with protein sequence MSSGVKRKASQTHCFAPGCSSGYVSARKSGRQVSLFSVPKDPERFKAWQRAVPRADKPLEATSVLCELHFDEQYLVRFFTHTINGFQFVRAEGFVVEHVADEGIMKSCASELLRYRCIIDAEDILVFADIKKKHCSHAITSDVSILETMKAAEFFQCDGIILTGGATGLPPSTTELQDAVIVGSSFKHGNIWSGALNALRMEAFMEKERSDGTFSDQESKDTSSHAPEGGSTWNW encoded by the exons ATGAGCTCTGGCGTGAAACGGAAAGCGTCGCAGACGCACTGCTTCGCGCCCGGCTGTTCTTCGGGCTACGTCTCTGCGAGGAAGTCCGGTCGGCAAGTGTCGTTGTTTTCTGTGCCCAAAGACCCTGAACGCTTCAAAGCCTGGCAGCGAGCAGTGCCACGTGCGGACAAACCACTGGAAGCAACCTCAGTTCTTTGTGAGCTGCATTTCGACGAACAGTACCTCGTGCGGTTTTTCACCCACACTATCAACG GTTTCCAGTTCGTGCGTGCTGAAGGCTTCGTGGTTGAACACGTGGCAGATGAAGGTATTATGAAATCCTGTGCCAGCGAGCTATTGCGCTACAGATGCATTATTGATGCTGAGGACATTCTTGTGTTTGCAGACATAAAGAAAAAACACTG TTCACATGCAATCACAAGTGACGTCAGCATCCTGGAAACAATGAAAGCAGCCGAATTCTTTCAGTGTGATGGCATCATCCTGACTGGAGGTGCAACAGGCCTGCCACCCAGTACCACTGAACTGCAAG ATGCAGTGATTGTGGGATCATCATTTAAACATGGAAATATCTGGAGCGGTGCACTGAATGCTCTAAGGATGGAGGCATTCATGGAAAAG GAAAGAAGTGATGGGACTTTTTCGGACCAAGAAAGCAAGGACACATCAAGTCATGCTCCTGAG GGCGGATCAACATGGAACTGGTGA
- the LOC142775742 gene encoding uncharacterized protein LOC142775742 isoform X2, producing MSSGVKRKASQTHCFAPGCSSGYVSARKSGRQVSLFSVPKDPERFKAWQRAVPRADKPLEATSVLCELHFDEQYLVRFFTHTINGFQFVRAEGFVVEHVADEDIKKKHCSHAITSDVSILETMKAAEFFQCDGIILTGGATGLPPSTTELQDAVIVGSSFKHGNIWSGALNALRMEAFMEKERSDGTFSDQESKDTSSHAPEVSTRPSEVFRIAIESLSQNERTSVDVMFIMPPATFFIQVFVSYFCHAAIWC from the exons ATGAGCTCTGGCGTGAAACGGAAAGCGTCGCAGACGCACTGCTTCGCGCCCGGCTGTTCTTCGGGCTACGTCTCTGCGAGGAAGTCCGGTCGGCAAGTGTCGTTGTTTTCTGTGCCCAAAGACCCTGAACGCTTCAAAGCCTGGCAGCGAGCAGTGCCACGTGCGGACAAACCACTGGAAGCAACCTCAGTTCTTTGTGAGCTGCATTTCGACGAACAGTACCTCGTGCGGTTTTTCACCCACACTATCAACG GTTTCCAGTTCGTGCGTGCTGAAGGCTTCGTGGTTGAACACGTGGCAGATGAAG ACATAAAGAAAAAACACTG TTCACATGCAATCACAAGTGACGTCAGCATCCTGGAAACAATGAAAGCAGCCGAATTCTTTCAGTGTGATGGCATCATCCTGACTGGAGGTGCAACAGGCCTGCCACCCAGTACCACTGAACTGCAAG ATGCAGTGATTGTGGGATCATCATTTAAACATGGAAATATCTGGAGCGGTGCACTGAATGCTCTAAGGATGGAGGCATTCATGGAAAAG GAAAGAAGTGATGGGACTTTTTCGGACCAAGAAAGCAAGGACACATCAAGTCATGCTCCTGAGGTTAGCACCAGGCCAAGCGAAGTTTTCAGGATAGCCATCGAATCACTCAGTCAAAATGAGCGGACCTCAGTAGACGTGATGTTTATTATGCCACCAGCAACTTTTTTCATTCAAGTGTTTGTAAGCTATTTTTGCCACGCTGCAATTTGGTGCTAG
- the LOC142775742 gene encoding uncharacterized protein LOC142775742 isoform X1 — translation MSSGVKRKASQTHCFAPGCSSGYVSARKSGRQVSLFSVPKDPERFKAWQRAVPRADKPLEATSVLCELHFDEQYLVRFFTHTINGFQFVRAEGFVVEHVADEGIMKSCASELLRYRCIIDAEDILVFADIKKKHCSHAITSDVSILETMKAAEFFQCDGIILTGGATGLPPSTTELQDAVIVGSSFKHGNIWSGALNALRMEAFMEKERSDGTFSDQESKDTSSHAPEVSTRPSEVFRIAIESLSQNERTSVDVMFIMPPATFFIQVFVSYFCHAAIWC, via the exons ATGAGCTCTGGCGTGAAACGGAAAGCGTCGCAGACGCACTGCTTCGCGCCCGGCTGTTCTTCGGGCTACGTCTCTGCGAGGAAGTCCGGTCGGCAAGTGTCGTTGTTTTCTGTGCCCAAAGACCCTGAACGCTTCAAAGCCTGGCAGCGAGCAGTGCCACGTGCGGACAAACCACTGGAAGCAACCTCAGTTCTTTGTGAGCTGCATTTCGACGAACAGTACCTCGTGCGGTTTTTCACCCACACTATCAACG GTTTCCAGTTCGTGCGTGCTGAAGGCTTCGTGGTTGAACACGTGGCAGATGAAGGTATTATGAAATCCTGTGCCAGCGAGCTATTGCGCTACAGATGCATTATTGATGCTGAGGACATTCTTGTGTTTGCAGACATAAAGAAAAAACACTG TTCACATGCAATCACAAGTGACGTCAGCATCCTGGAAACAATGAAAGCAGCCGAATTCTTTCAGTGTGATGGCATCATCCTGACTGGAGGTGCAACAGGCCTGCCACCCAGTACCACTGAACTGCAAG ATGCAGTGATTGTGGGATCATCATTTAAACATGGAAATATCTGGAGCGGTGCACTGAATGCTCTAAGGATGGAGGCATTCATGGAAAAG GAAAGAAGTGATGGGACTTTTTCGGACCAAGAAAGCAAGGACACATCAAGTCATGCTCCTGAGGTTAGCACCAGGCCAAGCGAAGTTTTCAGGATAGCCATCGAATCACTCAGTCAAAATGAGCGGACCTCAGTAGACGTGATGTTTATTATGCCACCAGCAACTTTTTTCATTCAAGTGTTTGTAAGCTATTTTTGCCACGCTGCAATTTGGTGCTAG